In 'Nostoc azollae' 0708, the following are encoded in one genomic region:
- a CDS encoding cation:proton antiporter gives MQFFSTINFTVPLLASATESADSSMVVAAVLLSLVVIYFASKVGGELSNKVGLPPVLGELLGGVIIGTSVLHLLVFPEGGTDSSSSLIMTFLQITAGLTPEATPQVFAAESEVVSVLAELGVIILLFEIGLESNLKDLMAVGIQAVVVAVVGVAVPFAAGTFGLMTLFGISAIPAIFAGAALTATSIGITSKVLSEIGRLNSKEGQIILGAAVIDDILGIIILAVVASLAKDGAVDVGNVIYLIISATAFLIGAIVLGNVFSKSFVAITEQLKTRGELVIPALIFAFVMAYLADIIHLEAILGAFAAGLVLEETDKRKELQKQVIPIADMLVPLFFVTVGANTDLGVLNPVIPSNREGLIMAIFLITVAILGKVITGLAVFGQPGINHLAIGVGMIPRGEVGLVFVGVGAASGAFPKPLAAAIIMMVILTTFLAPPLLRFVLPEPKTAAALDSSSNTSSL, from the coding sequence ATGCAGTTTTTCAGCACAATAAATTTTACTGTTCCCCTGTTGGCTAGTGCCACAGAGTCAGCAGACAGTTCAATGGTGGTAGCAGCCGTACTGCTGAGTTTAGTAGTAATTTACTTCGCCAGCAAAGTTGGTGGCGAATTATCTAACAAAGTAGGTTTGCCCCCTGTCTTAGGTGAACTTCTCGGTGGCGTGATCATCGGCACATCTGTATTACATCTATTGGTATTCCCAGAAGGTGGTACAGACAGTTCTAGTTCATTAATTATGACTTTCCTGCAAATCACTGCTGGTTTAACTCCAGAAGCCACGCCACAGGTTTTTGCCGCAGAGTCAGAGGTCGTTTCTGTTTTAGCAGAACTGGGTGTGATTATCCTGCTATTTGAAATTGGTTTGGAGTCCAATTTAAAAGACTTAATGGCAGTTGGTATCCAAGCCGTTGTTGTGGCAGTTGTGGGTGTAGCAGTACCCTTTGCAGCAGGTACTTTTGGTTTAATGACTTTATTTGGTATCAGTGCTATACCTGCTATTTTTGCAGGTGCGGCTTTGACTGCTACTAGTATTGGTATTACCTCCAAAGTCCTTTCAGAAATAGGACGCTTGAATTCTAAAGAAGGCCAGATTATTCTCGGTGCGGCGGTGATAGATGACATATTGGGAATTATTATCCTGGCTGTAGTTGCCAGTTTGGCGAAAGATGGTGCAGTGGATGTAGGTAATGTCATTTATTTGATTATCAGTGCCACTGCTTTCCTCATCGGTGCCATTGTTTTGGGCAATGTTTTCAGTAAGTCCTTTGTAGCGATCACAGAACAACTCAAAACACGCGGTGAACTGGTTATACCAGCTCTCATCTTCGCCTTTGTAATGGCCTACCTAGCCGACATTATTCACCTAGAAGCAATTCTTGGCGCTTTTGCAGCAGGCTTAGTCCTCGAAGAAACAGATAAACGCAAAGAACTGCAAAAGCAAGTAATTCCCATTGCCGATATGCTGGTGCCACTTTTCTTTGTCACCGTCGGGGCAAATACTGATTTAGGAGTCTTAAACCCAGTAATTCCCAGCAATCGGGAAGGCTTAATTATGGCAATCTTCCTGATTACAGTCGCCATTCTTGGTAAAGTGATCACAGGTTTAGCCGTGTTTGGTCAACCTGGAATTAACCATCTAGCAATTGGCGTGGGTATGATTCCTAGAGGTGAGGTAGGTTTAGTATTTGTAGGTGTTGGTGCAGCTAGTGGCGCTTTTCCAAAACCACTAGCTGCAGCAATAATTATGATGGTAATTCTCACTACCTTTTTAGCTCCCCCTCTGTTAAGATTCGTCCTTCCCGAACCAAAAACAGCTGCTGCTTTAGATAGTTCTTCTAACACATCATCACTCTAG
- a CDS encoding SIMPL domain-containing protein translates to MLRNTLSASRFHPGNFGKKLSLILLLFMMFTLPASAQEKEKFWRTLTVSGRGMEAIPTTLSQVSLGVEIQGKTAQEVQKEEARRSSDVVAFLKSRNVEKLTTTGIRLNPVYSYTNNVQRITGYAASNCVSFRIPTEQAGRLLDEAVKTGATQISGVSFVASDEVIANAQKQALKKATQDAKEQAEAVLSSLGLQQEEILGIQINGASAPTPPMLQRAEAMKLASADASTPIVAGEQEVQASVTLQISY, encoded by the coding sequence ATGCTTAGAAATACTTTATCTGCTTCTCGTTTTCATCCTGGTAACTTTGGGAAAAAACTGTCTTTGATTTTACTGTTATTTATGATGTTTACATTGCCTGCTTCAGCCCAAGAAAAAGAAAAATTCTGGCGGACTTTGACTGTAAGTGGTCGTGGTATGGAAGCCATTCCTACAACTTTATCACAAGTTAGTTTAGGTGTAGAAATTCAAGGAAAAACAGCCCAAGAGGTACAAAAAGAAGAGGCTCGCAGGTCATCAGATGTGGTGGCTTTCCTGAAAAGCAGAAATGTAGAAAAATTGACAACGACAGGTATTCGTCTTAACCCAGTTTATAGCTACACCAATAATGTACAGCGAATTACTGGCTATGCCGCCAGCAACTGTGTGAGTTTTCGCATTCCCACTGAGCAAGCTGGTAGATTATTGGATGAAGCTGTAAAAACTGGGGCAACACAAATTAGTGGTGTGAGTTTTGTGGCTAGTGATGAAGTGATCGCAAATGCCCAAAAACAAGCACTGAAAAAAGCTACCCAGGATGCTAAAGAGCAAGCTGAAGCTGTTCTCAGCAGTTTAGGATTACAACAGGAAGAAATACTTGGTATTCAAATTAATGGTGCAAGTGCGCCAACACCACCAATGCTACAAAGGGCTGAAGCTATGAAACTGGCTAGTGCTGATGCTTCTACCCCAATAGTTGCTGGTGAGCAGGAAGTACAAGCATCAGTAACGTTGCAAATTAGTTATTAG
- a CDS encoding single-stranded DNA-binding protein — MSINVVTLVGRVGGDPDIKYFESGTVKCQLTLAVNRRSRNNDKPDWFNLELWGKTAEVAGNYVRKGSLIGVKGSLKFDSWSDRQTGTLRSSPVINVEQLELLGSKRDGDGGMSDMSPDNF, encoded by the coding sequence ATGAGCATCAATGTTGTCACCCTTGTTGGTCGTGTAGGCGGAGACCCAGATATAAAGTATTTTGAGTCGGGTACAGTTAAATGTCAATTAACATTAGCAGTCAACCGCCGATCGCGTAACAATGATAAACCAGACTGGTTTAATCTAGAACTCTGGGGTAAAACCGCTGAAGTTGCAGGCAACTATGTCCGTAAAGGGAGCCTAATCGGGGTTAAAGGTTCCTTGAAATTTGATTCGTGGAGTGATCGCCAAACAGGTACACTCCGTTCCTCACCAGTTATTAACGTTGAACAACTGGAGTTACTAGGTTCTAAACGTGACGGAGACGGCGGTATGTCCGATATGTCTCCAGATAATTTCTAG
- a CDS encoding rod shape-determining protein encodes MGIDLGTANTLVYVSGKGIVLQEPSVVAIDQNEKVALAVGEDAKKMLGRTPGNVIAVRPLRDGVIADFDTAELMLKSFIQRVNEGRSLILPRIVIGIPSGVTGVERRAVMDAATQAGAREVYLIDEPVAAAIGAGLPVAEPTGNMIIDIGGGTTEVAVLSLQGTVISESVRIAGDELTEAIIQYMKKLHNLVIGERTAEDIKIRIGSAYPTNDDNDAIMEVRGLHLLSGLPRTVTIKGGEIRESMLEPLSIIIEAVKRTLERTPPELAADIIDRGIMLAGGGALLKGIDTLISHETGIVTHIAADPLSCVVLGTGRVLENFKQLERVFSGRSRNM; translated from the coding sequence ATGGGTATCGACCTCGGTACAGCTAATACCCTAGTTTATGTATCTGGTAAAGGAATTGTACTTCAAGAACCTTCCGTAGTTGCCATTGATCAAAATGAAAAAGTAGCACTGGCAGTAGGAGAAGATGCCAAAAAAATGCTTGGTCGGACTCCAGGCAATGTTATAGCCGTCCGTCCATTGCGTGATGGTGTTATTGCTGATTTTGATACCGCTGAATTGATGCTCAAAAGCTTTATTCAGCGAGTCAACGAGGGCAGATCCCTAATATTACCAAGGATTGTGATTGGCATTCCCAGCGGTGTTACAGGGGTAGAAAGACGAGCCGTAATGGATGCAGCTACTCAAGCGGGGGCTAGAGAAGTCTATTTAATTGATGAGCCGGTAGCAGCAGCGATTGGTGCAGGCTTACCAGTGGCTGAACCCACTGGTAACATGATCATTGATATTGGTGGTGGGACAACAGAAGTCGCTGTACTCAGTCTGCAAGGAACTGTGATTAGCGAGTCAGTACGTATTGCTGGAGATGAATTAACAGAAGCAATTATCCAGTACATGAAGAAACTTCATAACCTGGTAATTGGAGAAAGGACTGCTGAAGATATCAAAATTCGCATTGGTTCGGCCTATCCGACCAACGATGATAATGACGCAATTATGGAGGTTCGTGGCTTACACTTGCTTTCTGGCTTACCGAGAACAGTTACTATTAAAGGTGGAGAAATTCGAGAAAGTATGTTAGAGCCGCTATCAATAATTATAGAAGCGGTCAAACGGACATTAGAACGCACACCTCCCGAATTAGCAGCAGATATTATTGACCGGGGAATCATGTTAGCTGGTGGTGGCGCATTGCTTAAAGGTATAGATACCTTAATTAGTCATGAAACGGGTATTGTCACTCACATTGCTGCCGATCCCCTAAGTTGTGTTGTCTTAGGAACTGGTCGTGTGTTAGAAAACTTCAAGCAGCTAGAACGAGTATTCAGTGGTCGTTCTCGCAATATGTAA
- the mreC gene encoding rod shape-determining protein MreC, with product MFTTRRQWEHKALQIGLLTLVVGSAWMLRQTQGAVVMEIYQGITRPLQTLQPGISPEDRIRDARLLELQTRIVDLESQNQKLQSLLGYIEKEPLTERPIIARVVGRSADHWWQQVTLNIGKNAGIKEGFVVKADGGLVGLVETITPNTSRVLLVSDLKSQVGVTISRTSAKGVLRGDSSVEGVLEFYEKVPNVKVGDLVSTSTYSQKFPVGVPVGRIKSLDLKKLPASVAKVELFPPIRYLDWVTLYPKTENRDPEKPNVENKQP from the coding sequence ATGTTTACTACACGACGTCAGTGGGAACATAAGGCATTACAAATAGGTTTGTTAACTCTGGTTGTGGGTAGTGCTTGGATGCTACGACAGACCCAGGGTGCGGTGGTAATGGAAATATATCAAGGCATTACCCGTCCTTTGCAGACGTTACAGCCAGGGATAAGTCCTGAAGATCGTATTCGTGATGCCCGGTTGTTGGAGTTACAAACGCGGATAGTTGATCTAGAAAGTCAAAACCAAAAACTGCAAAGTTTATTGGGTTACATAGAAAAAGAACCGCTGACAGAACGTCCGATTATAGCGCGGGTAGTGGGGCGCAGTGCTGACCATTGGTGGCAGCAAGTGACTTTGAATATTGGTAAAAACGCTGGAATTAAGGAAGGCTTTGTTGTCAAGGCTGATGGTGGCTTGGTAGGTTTAGTAGAAACTATTACTCCTAATACCAGTCGTGTTTTATTGGTTAGTGACTTGAAAAGTCAAGTGGGTGTTACTATTAGCCGGACATCAGCGAAGGGAGTTTTGCGTGGTGATTCTTCCGTTGAAGGAGTGCTAGAGTTTTATGAAAAAGTTCCTAATGTGAAAGTAGGAGATTTAGTTTCCACTTCCACTTATAGTCAGAAGTTTCCTGTGGGTGTGCCGGTGGGAAGAATCAAGTCTTTAGATTTAAAGAAACTTCCGGCATCAGTAGCCAAAGTTGAACTATTTCCACCCATTCGTTATTTGGATTGGGTAACTCTATATCCAAAGACAGAAAACAGAGATCCGGAAAAACCAAACGTGGAAAATAAACAGCCATAG
- the mreD gene encoding rod shape-determining protein MreD, which translates to MKIPGFLGNKNKIATKPDRKFKSLIPQWKLWHPRVRQFLDCFVTFGSVLLCLLMLPTRLLGMELLGIGPNWLLIWVVAWSVKRSVFEGAVAGIVLGLLQDALTAPNPTHALSLGIVGMLTSLIQKQRFIQEDFISIALIVFGMAVIADTIFAVQLSLMGGSCGEECIRKVEDIWTYYQRVALASAILSSLWAPVVYYPLNHWWQQMKLISN; encoded by the coding sequence ATGAAGATTCCTGGATTTCTGGGCAACAAAAATAAGATAGCCACAAAGCCAGATCGAAAATTCAAATCTTTGATTCCGCAGTGGAAACTTTGGCATCCGCGTGTGCGTCAATTCTTGGATTGTTTCGTGACATTTGGATCTGTGCTGTTATGTTTACTAATGTTGCCTACTAGACTCCTAGGTATGGAATTATTAGGCATTGGTCCAAACTGGTTACTAATTTGGGTGGTGGCTTGGAGTGTGAAACGTTCTGTCTTTGAGGGTGCAGTAGCAGGAATTGTTTTAGGTCTACTGCAAGATGCTTTGACAGCCCCTAATCCCACCCATGCTCTGAGTTTAGGAATAGTAGGAATGTTGACGAGTCTGATTCAGAAGCAGCGTTTTATTCAAGAAGATTTTATCTCTATTGCTTTAATCGTGTTTGGGATGGCAGTTATAGCTGATACTATTTTTGCTGTGCAGTTATCTTTAATGGGTGGTAGCTGTGGGGAAGAATGCATCCGCAAAGTTGAAGATATCTGGACTTATTACCAGCGTGTTGCTTTAGCTTCGGCGATTCTTAGTAGTTTGTGGGCTCCTGTAGTTTATTATCCTCTAAATCATTGGTGGCAACAGATGAAATTAATTAGTAATTAG
- the ribD gene encoding bifunctional diaminohydroxyphosphoribosylaminopyrimidine deaminase/5-amino-6-(5-phosphoribosylamino)uracil reductase RibD, whose translation MLTPTAVSSNMVGSEFDSLMMQWCLQLARRALGRTSPNPLVGAVVVQDREIVGEGFHPRAGEPHAEVFALRAAGEKAHGATIYVSLEPCNHYGRTPPCSEGLIAAGISKVVVGMVDPNPLVAGGGIARLRAAGIEVLVGVEEAACRQLNEGFIHRIVHKQPLGILKYAMTLDGKIATSSGHSAWITNPDARSEVHQLRAACDAVIVGGNTVRQDNPFLTCHQWDGNNPLRVVMSRSLNLPEDARLWNVAEAPTLVLTEVGSSPDFQKMLHGKGVEVIELPLLTPDHVMAHLYELGFCSVLWECGGTLAASAIAQGAVQKILAFIAPKIIGGSHAPTPVGDLGFTTMTEALRLEKVCWRVVGSDCLVEGYLPEKSQ comes from the coding sequence ATGTTAACCCCAACAGCAGTATCCTCAAATATGGTAGGCAGTGAATTTGACTCTCTGATGATGCAATGGTGTTTGCAACTAGCTCGGCGTGCTTTGGGTCGCACTTCACCAAATCCATTAGTGGGGGCGGTGGTTGTTCAGGATAGAGAGATTGTGGGAGAAGGGTTTCATCCCCGTGCTGGTGAACCTCATGCTGAGGTTTTTGCCCTCAGAGCAGCAGGAGAAAAGGCTCATGGAGCTACGATTTATGTCAGTCTTGAACCTTGTAATCACTATGGACGCACTCCTCCCTGTTCGGAAGGTTTGATAGCGGCTGGTATATCTAAGGTGGTGGTGGGTATGGTTGACCCTAATCCTTTGGTAGCTGGGGGTGGTATTGCGCGTTTACGTGCGGCGGGAATTGAAGTGCTGGTGGGGGTGGAAGAAGCTGCTTGTCGACAGTTGAATGAAGGTTTTATCCATCGTATTGTTCACAAACAACCTTTGGGAATTTTGAAATATGCTATGACTTTGGATGGCAAAATTGCTACTAGTTCTGGTCATAGTGCTTGGATTACAAATCCAGATGCTCGCAGTGAGGTTCATCAACTGAGGGCGGCTTGTGATGCTGTAATTGTCGGTGGAAATACTGTCAGGCAGGATAATCCTTTTTTAACTTGTCATCAATGGGATGGGAATAATCCTCTGCGGGTGGTAATGAGTCGTAGTTTGAATTTGCCAGAAGATGCTCGGTTGTGGAACGTTGCTGAAGCTCCGACTTTGGTGTTGACTGAGGTGGGCAGTTCCCCAGATTTCCAAAAGATGTTGCATGGCAAAGGTGTGGAAGTGATAGAATTGCCCTTACTGACACCAGATCATGTTATGGCTCATTTGTATGAGCTTGGTTTTTGTAGTGTGCTGTGGGAATGTGGTGGTACTTTAGCTGCTAGTGCGATCGCTCAAGGTGCAGTTCAAAAAATTTTGGCTTTTATCGCCCCCAAAATCATTGGTGGTAGTCATGCTCCCACACCAGTAGGTGACTTAGGTTTTACCACCATGACAGAGGCTTTGCGTTTAGAAAAAGTTTGTTGGCGTGTGGTGGGTTCGGACTGTTTAGTAGAAGGTTATTTGCCAGAAAAAAGTCAATAG
- a CDS encoding DNA phosphorothioation-associated putative methyltransferase, translated as MRKFAYLPSEQIEVGAITSLSSRRSGNPAGMAAYCYNSHFGKLLPDAFYIDILALHTLDIYLQKYENRARSTVPQGEKATLVKFTTTKPKISYLFYPDFETDAHPALQASIQVDVETVTVNYRDYRDTENPPIRHRKETFVTPDYPIYEEFAALTRAQEALGLLDNTRGTGTRSGWEKRLQAYGVEIQRHSLIQKPINFIAANLIPKIERHKAAIVRHDLSRPVRLALDAGLFSPETTFFDYRCGHGGDVNQIA; from the coding sequence TTGAGGAAATTTGCCTACCTTCCTTCAGAGCAGATTGAGGTTGGTGCGATCACTTCGCTCTCTTCGAGACGCTCCGGGAACCCCGCAGGCATGGCGGCTTATTGCTACAACAGCCACTTTGGTAAACTTTTACCTGATGCTTTTTACATCGATATTTTGGCACTGCATACCCTTGATATATACCTTCAGAAATATGAAAACCGCGCTCGCAGTACTGTACCTCAAGGGGAGAAGGCAACACTAGTTAAATTTACCACTACTAAACCCAAGATTTCCTACTTGTTTTATCCTGATTTTGAGACTGATGCTCATCCAGCGTTACAAGCGAGTATTCAAGTTGACGTAGAAACTGTCACTGTTAACTATCGAGATTATAGAGACACAGAAAATCCTCCTATTCGCCATCGGAAAGAAACTTTTGTTACTCCTGATTATCCTATTTACGAAGAATTTGCGGCCTTAACACGCGCTCAAGAGGCTTTAGGTTTGCTAGATAACACTAGAGGTACTGGTACAAGGTCGGGTTGGGAAAAGCGGTTACAAGCTTATGGTGTAGAAATACAGCGACATAGCTTGATTCAAAAACCTATAAATTTTATTGCCGCTAATTTAATCCCAAAAATAGAAAGACATAAAGCGGCTATTGTTCGTCATGATTTATCCCGTCCTGTGCGGTTAGCTTTGGATGCTGGTTTGTTTAGTCCAGAAACTACGTTTTTTGATTATCGTTGTGGACATGGTGGTGATGTGAACCAGATTGCGTAA
- a CDS encoding Mov34/MPN/PAD-1 family protein, whose protein sequence is MHLQLNTNHLQTIKNHPQTTYPDECCGLILGYLSSEYKTVVEVIPTENAWNTEASNFTEETQSTKRRYAIAPQRSGVRVSYSPFVHFHIKKLLISSN, encoded by the coding sequence ATGCATCTTCAACTCAACACGAATCATCTCCAAACTATCAAAAACCACCCTCAAACAACCTACCCAGACGAATGTTGTGGGCTAATCCTGGGCTATCTAAGTAGTGAATATAAAACGGTGGTAGAAGTCATACCTACAGAAAACGCCTGGAATACGGAAGCGTCCAATTTTACAGAAGAAACACAGAGTACCAAGCGAAGATATGCGATCGCACCGCAGAGGTCAGGCGTTCGAGTCTCCTATTCTCCATTTGTACATTTTCACATTAAAAAATTACTTATATCTAGCAATTGA
- a CDS encoding carbonic anhydrase yields MSIINGFIGHRNFLKFAGLTTLSIGSITAFNGMITNRETITIPETNPNPNPVSANEARRRLIERNRRFMNQDRRYTNQSKKRLQSVAKTQYPFAAILGCADSCVPPEMVFDQGLGDLFVVRVAGNFASDVTISSLEYAAATLGTQLIVVLGHQRYGAVRESINNTQFSNKIRSVADSIDVPDNIDGVDSIEPPFSENQTRTNNVDSNKNAVINNIQYQTHKLRQNSSAVLERLIQAGRLKIVSAFYDIHTGKVQFLT; encoded by the coding sequence ATGAGTATAATTAACGGTTTTATAGGTCATCGTAACTTCTTGAAATTTGCAGGTTTAACTACCTTAAGCATTGGCAGTATTACTGCCTTTAATGGCATGATTACCAACCGAGAAACAATTACTATTCCTGAAACTAATCCTAATCCTAACCCAGTCAGTGCAAATGAAGCCCGAAGAAGATTAATAGAAAGAAACAGAAGATTTATGAATCAAGATCGTCGATATACCAACCAATCAAAAAAACGTTTACAATCTGTTGCCAAAACACAGTATCCTTTTGCAGCAATATTAGGATGTGCCGATTCTTGCGTACCACCGGAAATGGTTTTTGATCAAGGACTGGGAGATTTATTTGTTGTGCGTGTAGCTGGTAATTTTGCTAGTGATGTAACCATAAGTAGTTTAGAGTATGCTGCGGCTACTTTAGGGACACAACTAATAGTCGTTTTGGGTCATCAAAGATATGGTGCAGTTCGAGAATCCATCAATAATACACAATTTTCTAATAAAATTAGATCTGTTGCTGACAGTATTGATGTTCCAGACAATATTGACGGTGTTGACAGTATTGAACCACCCTTTTCTGAAAACCAAACGAGAACAAATAATGTTGATAGTAATAAAAATGCAGTAATTAATAACATTCAATATCAGACACATAAATTGCGGCAAAATTCATCAGCAGTTTTAGAACGCTTGATTCAGGCTGGTAGATTAAAAATTGTTAGTGCTTTTTACGATATTCATACTGGTAAAGTTCAATTTTTAACTTGA
- a CDS encoding AAA family ATPase: protein MRIEELHLQNFRGFRELKLDLPPDLAVFIGVNGSGKSSILDRIAIFLSRFISILNQTVKRDSSLHLSEDHININATDGN, encoded by the coding sequence ATGCGTATTGAAGAATTACATTTACAAAACTTTCGAGGTTTTCGAGAACTTAAATTGGACCTTCCTCCAGATTTAGCTGTTTTCATTGGTGTTAATGGTTCAGGTAAATCATCTATTTTAGATAGAATTGCTATATTTTTGTCTCGCTTTATCTCTATATTAAATCAGACCGTTAAACGAGATTCTAGCCTTCATCTAAGTGAAGATCATATTAATATAAATGCAACAGATGGAAATTGA
- a CDS encoding ABC transporter ATP-binding protein, which produces MTNNYLLTVENVHAGYIKDVDILQGINFRVAAGELVTVIGPNGAGKSTLAKTIFGLLTPHTGTITFKGQNITGLKSNQIVQRGMCYIPQIANVFPSLTIEENLEMGAFVRNVALKPLKDKIYTMFPRLSDRRRQRAGTLSGGERQMLAMGKALMLEPSLLLLDEPSAALSPILVTQVFEQIKQINQSGTAIVLVEQNARKALEMADTGYVLESGRDAMSGPGRELLNDPKVGELYLGAGKGH; this is translated from the coding sequence ATGACTAATAACTATTTATTAACAGTTGAAAATGTCCATGCGGGATATATTAAAGATGTAGATATCTTGCAGGGTATAAATTTCCGGGTTGCAGCAGGAGAATTAGTTACCGTCATCGGTCCTAACGGTGCAGGTAAATCTACTTTAGCAAAAACAATTTTTGGACTTTTGACACCCCACACAGGGACTATTACCTTCAAAGGGCAAAATATTACAGGTTTAAAATCAAATCAAATCGTGCAGAGGGGAATGTGTTATATTCCCCAAATTGCTAATGTTTTTCCCTCCTTAACAATAGAAGAAAATTTAGAAATGGGGGCTTTTGTGCGGAATGTGGCCCTCAAACCCTTAAAAGATAAAATATATACCATGTTTCCCAGATTGAGCGATCGCCGTCGTCAACGTGCGGGGACTCTCTCAGGTGGAGAACGTCAAATGTTAGCGATGGGTAAAGCATTGATGTTAGAACCCAGCTTATTATTATTAGATGAACCTTCAGCGGCTTTATCTCCTATTTTGGTAACGCAAGTATTTGAACAAATTAAACAAATTAACCAATCGGGTACTGCTATAGTTTTAGTAGAACAAAATGCCCGTAAAGCTTTAGAAATGGCTGATACAGGTTATGTTTTAGAGTCAGGACGTGATGCGATGTCTGGTCCCGGTAGAGAATTACTAAATGATCCAAAGGTGGGAGAATTATATTTAGGTGCAGGAAAAGGGCATTAA
- a CDS encoding indolepyruvate ferredoxin oxidoreductase subunit alpha, producing the protein MPHTIVTDVCEGVADCVSACPVACIHEGPGKNIKGTDWYWIDVATCIDCGICLQVCPVEGAILPEERPELQKIAE; encoded by the coding sequence ATGCCACATACAATTGTGACTGACGTTTGTGAAGGTGTTGCTGACTGCGTAAGTGCTTGTCCTGTAGCTTGCATCCATGAAGGACCAGGCAAAAACATCAAAGGAACAGATTGGTACTGGATAGACGTTGCTACTTGTATCGACTGTGGCATCTGTTTACAAGTTTGTCCAGTAGAGGGAGCAATCTTACCAGAAGAACGCCCTGAATTGCAAAAAATAGCAGAATAG
- a CDS encoding ATP phosphoribosyltransferase regulatory subunit, producing MVYQPAAGARDLLPLDVAQKRWIEDRLQQVFHRWGYHRIITSTLERMDTLMAGGAIQRHKVIQLQNGQDEELGLRPELTASIARTVVTSMAEATYPQRLYYNANVFRRSNWEKRHNRQQEYYQAGVELLGSGGLLANAEVLLLVANCLEALDLWGWHLILGEAGITKFLLDAFPTHVRSKVRSAIAHLDRVALDTLPLSEELHERARIMLDLRGNSADVLAKISSLNLDADQQEAVNNLKSLVELLESEGKFPLILDLSLIQTIDYYTGIVFEVVSNTDGQAQVLGRGGRYDQLLGLYHPQGENIPGIGFELSIDDLYQLLASTQQLPQTTPASNWLVVPESKNADAAAFAYAQQLRDSTNLVRVEMDLGGRDAEAIRNYASHHSIAQIAWIKADGSPTIEAVH from the coding sequence ATGGTGTATCAACCAGCAGCGGGAGCTAGGGATTTACTGCCCTTAGATGTGGCTCAAAAACGCTGGATTGAAGATAGGTTACAACAAGTTTTTCATCGTTGGGGATATCACAGGATTATCACCTCAACTTTGGAAAGAATGGATACTTTAATGGCTGGTGGAGCAATTCAACGCCATAAGGTAATACAGTTACAAAATGGGCAAGATGAAGAATTGGGCTTGCGTCCAGAACTCACAGCTTCTATTGCCAGGACAGTAGTCACTAGCATGGCAGAGGCTACTTATCCCCAACGGTTGTATTACAATGCTAATGTGTTTCGTCGTAGTAACTGGGAAAAGCGACATAATCGCCAGCAAGAGTATTATCAGGCTGGAGTAGAGTTGCTAGGATCAGGTGGGTTACTGGCAAATGCAGAAGTGCTGCTGTTGGTAGCCAATTGTTTAGAAGCTTTGGATTTGTGGGGATGGCATTTAATTTTAGGTGAAGCGGGAATTACCAAATTTCTGCTTGATGCTTTCCCGACTCATGTCAGAAGTAAAGTGCGGAGTGCGATCGCTCACTTAGATCGAGTAGCCTTAGATACCTTGCCTCTGAGTGAAGAACTGCACGAACGTGCCAGAATTATGCTTGATTTGCGTGGTAATAGTGCAGATGTCTTGGCAAAAATCAGCAGTTTAAACTTAGATGCAGATCAACAAGAAGCAGTAAATAATCTCAAATCTCTCGTCGAGTTACTAGAATCAGAAGGTAAATTCCCCTTAATTCTTGACTTGAGTTTGATTCAAACCATAGACTATTACACAGGTATAGTGTTTGAAGTAGTTAGTAATACTGATGGTCAGGCACAGGTACTAGGGCGCGGTGGTCGTTATGATCAGCTTCTAGGGTTATATCATCCTCAAGGAGAAAACATTCCCGGCATAGGCTTTGAGTTGAGCATTGACGATTTATACCAACTTCTTGCTTCTACTCAGCAATTACCGCAAACTACCCCAGCGAGTAACTGGTTAGTAGTGCCAGAAAGCAAAAATGCTGACGCTGCAGCCTTTGCTTACGCCCAACAACTGCGAGATTCTACCAATTTAGTGAGGGTAGAAATGGACTTAGGGGGAAGAGATGCAGAAGCAATTCGGAACTATGCAAGTCATCACTCTATCGCCCAAATCGCCTGGATTAAAGCTGATGGTTCACCCACAATTGAAGCAGTCCATTAA